GCATTCGGTTCTCATTTTTTGTTTTATTCTTCAGTTATTATTAGAGATATCACAATCGTTTATTTTTATCTTGTATCAACTGCGATAATTATATCAAAGTTTGAGATAAGGAATCTGATAGTTCTTATTATTTGCATACTCATAACTTGGGGCATAAGACTATATTCTGGACTCTTTTTGTTTGTGTTTTTAGGTTACTACATGTATATTATTTCCACTACTGATCGCTCTCGAAAAATCTCCTTGGTAGTATTTATTCCTGCATTATTGGTACTTGTAGGTGTAGTAATGTCCTTTTCGATCTTTGATCAGACGGTCCAAGAAATTAATGATTATTCGGAATTGTCTTTTGAGAATAGTGGAGATGGTATGGTCTCAAAATTGATGAAATTGCCTCCTGGTATCAGTCAGATTGCATTGTTACTATTTGCAATGGTCAAACCATTCCCACCTTTTTCTGTAATAAGCATTGCTGATTCTTTCTCTAGTTTTGTGATGTCTAGTGTATTCACTTTTAACAGTGTATTTTGGTTCTGCATTTTTTATGTCACTATAATTGGAATGTTGTTTAAAGGCTTTTGGGGAAAGATGAATTTTTCTGAGAAACTTCTTTTATTGGTTGTATTAGTATTTCTCATGGCGAATACAGCTCATGCTGACGTAAGGCGTATGATGCCAGTTTTTCCAATATTGTATATTTGCTTTATAAAAATGAAGGAAGAATCTGGTTCTAATTGGATGAAACAATTGACTATAGCTTTGCTAGTTTTCTATTTACTAATCGGATTTGTTATGTAAAATAGTCATACGATTGGTATTTGAATGTTAATTTATGTTATGAATAAAGTTTATGCAAATCTCAAAGAGTACTTGTTAAAAGGAATAAGTGCTCTAAAACGAGAATATTTCACTAATTATAGAAAGCGGTTAGGGCATTGTTCGCCAACAGCTTCTCTTGTAAAGCCGTTGGTTATTAAGGGGGCCAAGAATGTGTATTTGTATGAAGATACAGGTATTAAAGATGCCCTAATTATGGCGCCTAATGCAAAGTTCATAATGAAGAAACACTCTGGTGCCGCTGAGGGGCTTACTGTTATTACAGGAAATCATGAACGCCGTATTGGTCGTTTTTATAGAACGATAACAGAGGCAGATAAGCAACTTGTAGATAAAGATGTAATTGTTGAGGAAGATTGTTGGATTGGTACCAGAGTTGTACTTTTGATGGGGGTAACAGTTAGACGTGGTACTACAGTTGCAGCAGGTGCTGTAGTATCCAAATCTACGGCTCCTTATTCTATAGTTGGTGGTACTCCTGCTAAGCACATCAAATTCTATTGGACAATTAATCAGATTTTGGAGCATGAGGCTATACTATATCCAGAAGAGGAGAGATATACAAAGGAACAGCTAGAAGATTTTTTTGAAAAATATCAGAAGGGATAAGAATATGCTAAAAAGAATTCTATCAATATTCTATTCAATACGCAGATCTCTTTTACTGCGTATGCAAAAAGCGTACATATCAACACATGTAGATTGCAAAAGTGAACCAAGAGTTAAAGGAGAAGTATTTCTCAATGCAACGGCTGTGTCCCTGGGGCACGATGTTACTTTTTTCTCTGGAGCATACTTGTGGGGCACAAATATTAATATAGGAAATCGTGTCCAAATTGGCATGAATACGGTAATATTCTCTAAAAAGGGGGTGACTATTGGTAATAACACTTCGATTGCCGGTCAGTGCTATATAATTGATACTAATCACGGGACAAAAGATGGCCAATTAATACAAGATCAAGCAGATGAAGTGGCTGAGGAAGGTATTGTTATAGGAAATGACGTATGGATTGCTGCCCAGTGTATGATTCTCAAAGGTGCAAAGATTAACGATGGTGCAGTAATTGGTGCACAAACATTAGTAAATTGTGAGATTCCTAAGAATGCAATTGTTGTTGGAACGCCAGCAAAAATAATTGGTTATAGAAAAAAATAACATAATGACATATCACAATATCAAAACTAAGATTCAAAATAATAAAAGTATCGTTATAAATGTATTGGGTGCATTTATAATAAAGGGTTTGGGTCTTATTGTTAATCTTATTGCATTACCGTTATATATATCATATTTTAACGATAATGCAGTGCTTGGTGTTTGGTTTACCATATTATCTGTTCTTAACTGGATTCTCTCTTTTGATGTAGGTATTGGTAATGGCTTGAGAAATCATTTAACAGTAGCGCTAACAAATAAAGATTATGAAGAAGGTAAGCGTTTAATATCCTCGTCTTATTTAGTCTTGGGTGCATTGACACTATTTATTTCTGTTGTTTTTTACATTTTTCTTCCTTGTATAGATTGGAATTCGTTTTTTAACATATCTGATAGTGTGATACTTGCGGATTCACTAATGAATTGTATAAGAGTTACACTTATAGGTCTGTTAATATCTTTCTTTTTGCATTTGGTTAGGGGAATGTTATTTTCTTTACAACTGGCATCTATAAATAATCTCATACATTTGGTGACGAGTGTGTTGCTTGTTGCATTCTTATTTGTTGTTCAGCCAGATAATCTTGTGGAGGAAAAACTTAAACTAATATCCTATGCTTATGCTATTTTGATTAATATTCCCTTTGTTGTTGCTACAATTTGGATTTTCTTATTTTCTGAGCTAAAGAATTGTAGACCATCTATTCGATATTTCAATAAAGCAGCATCCAATAAAGTACTCGGCTTAGGTGTTGTGTTTTTTTTAATTCAGATTTTATATATGATAATAACAGTAACAAACGAATGGTTCATCACAAAATTCTTCCATCCTGAAGATACTGTAAATTATCAGGTGTATTTTAGAATTTTTTCACTTGTTGGTAGCTTACTCCTTTTATCTATGGCGCCACTATGGTCTGCCATAACCAAGGCATATGCAGAGAAAAAATATAGTTGGATTATTAAGATACAAAAGTTTTTATATTTCATTGCATTTGCATGTATCATCTTGGAGATTGCAATAATCCCAGTGTTACAACCTCTTGTTAATTTATGGTTGAAAGGAAATTCAATTACTATTGACTATTTTACGGCAACATCGTTTGCATTGTATGGTGTTATTACGATATGGATTGCAATTCAATCTAC
This sequence is a window from Bacteroides thetaiotaomicron VPI-5482. Protein-coding genes within it:
- a CDS encoding acyltransferase; translation: MNKVYANLKEYLLKGISALKREYFTNYRKRLGHCSPTASLVKPLVIKGAKNVYLYEDTGIKDALIMAPNAKFIMKKHSGAAEGLTVITGNHERRIGRFYRTITEADKQLVDKDVIVEEDCWIGTRVVLLMGVTVRRGTTVAAGAVVSKSTAPYSIVGGTPAKHIKFYWTINQILEHEAILYPEEERYTKEQLEDFFEKYQKG
- a CDS encoding acyltransferase codes for the protein MLKRILSIFYSIRRSLLLRMQKAYISTHVDCKSEPRVKGEVFLNATAVSLGHDVTFFSGAYLWGTNINIGNRVQIGMNTVIFSKKGVTIGNNTSIAGQCYIIDTNHGTKDGQLIQDQADEVAEEGIVIGNDVWIAAQCMILKGAKINDGAVIGAQTLVNCEIPKNAIVVGTPAKIIGYRKK
- a CDS encoding O-antigen export protein — its product is MTYHNIKTKIQNNKSIVINVLGAFIIKGLGLIVNLIALPLYISYFNDNAVLGVWFTILSVLNWILSFDVGIGNGLRNHLTVALTNKDYEEGKRLISSSYLVLGALTLFISVVFYIFLPCIDWNSFFNISDSVILADSLMNCIRVTLIGLLISFFLHLVRGMLFSLQLASINNLIHLVTSVLLVAFLFVVQPDNLVEEKLKLISYAYAILINIPFVVATIWIFLFSELKNCRPSIRYFNKAASNKVLGLGVVFFLIQILYMIITVTNEWFITKFFHPEDTVNYQVYFRIFSLVGSLLLLSMAPLWSAITKAYAEKKYSWIIKIQKFLYFIAFACIILEIAIIPVLQPLVNLWLKGNSITIDYFTATSFALYGVITIWIAIQSTIVAGLGKLKIQFWLYLVAVITKIILIVVISNFTERWELVMWATGIGLLPYCLIQPMYIKRLLTELDLNINHR